The Glycine max cultivar Williams 82 chromosome 12, Glycine_max_v4.0, whole genome shotgun sequence genome window below encodes:
- the LOC100814877 gene encoding altered inheritance of mitochondria protein 3 isoform X3, which yields MGFDNECIVNIQSLAGEYFCPVCRLLVFPNEALQSQCTHLYCKPCLTYVVSTTRACPYDGYLVTEADSKPLTESNKALAETIGKIAVHCLYHRSGCTWQGTLSECTSHCSVCAFGNSPVVCNRCGIQIVHCQVQEHAQNCPGVPGQVAITQDPSATSAVSSTDQNQNAAPVAATASQTAVTTTIPGQVSNQPPNPASQTQAPVQTAGQPTAEQWYQQQQYQQYYQQYPGQDPYQQQYQHYYPYQQSVVPQYQQAYGQPQPQSQSQPQGQLQPQSQPQPQLQPQPQAQGLSHPPTHIQAPVVPPSQNQMQVQQPPQQLQPAVQPQGQMSHAPGHGQAIPQSQTQPYPYPQVQPHSVQPQPQQPMQMLPYQQPHPQMQHSQPQIQQPVQKYPVPQSQVHAQLQPNAPIQHHSQLPVPPHQPVTPNVQTPVQNAMSHSVTGHHSYPQPLPHPNMQPRVPQHTMHMHPQSGHQPQAQHPVQMQNQFPPQIPTARPNQSHAMFPNQQQPALLPSSVQGQTTPPLQQQSLYTHNQQPGQINQRPTLPPVQQIPQQPFAQHQMPMPSHLQPQGPAHSFPKHAYPQAQGNTAGRPLVPNYAGHLQPFAQSANTIPVRPGQNGAGYLPENQKLLVGANNQVQLPSELQSRAPESIERQGNVVEQQTDSASGKLGKVFKDLDNVSGSSNELKSEKVEADLQPTEVGNKQNSEDPDSLKTSVPNTNAVENGDSVNKNLGMAEAAESNWKPSSGATPGVQNDSNEHSVQGNEFQDGHLPKIETKLPLSETDKLHNDDNPEPSVSQSNGGFAKLSHSAAFTDQSKHQQPIINYGPPSVQQRSSAMLASQLPHPTVPNQPLSSVHSSTLIRNHGTAPALHSGQLLTENFPPTMLKQPQDSGIQFNNPGRSLQPQSLGPPPPFNQVHGPPFHAGASNLSRLGGPQLGAPLPGDMHGRMTANLPPHAPEGFGLQDERFKPLHALNQQNIERREFDDDLKKFSRLPLNSEPVSKFGNYSLGTHEAGKRPVGIHDDVIKKSGSALHPGYFGPGPGYARHHMDGIAPRSPVSEYAEMSSRRLGLHSGSLVGKSGIDDFDDRVARRFGEFRDSRFPHLPSHLRRDDFDGFGNFRMGEYPRSGDFVGQDEFAGHFRRGEHLGPHNFPRHLQHGEPIGFGAHPGHMRAVELDGFRSFESFSKGGRPGHPQLGEPGFRSSFSLTGFPNDAGFLTGDIRSFDNLRRKKASSMGWCRICKVDCETVEGLDLHSQTKEHQKMAMDIVKTIKQNAKKQKLIPSEEPSMDEGNKTHNTGIEGRGNKH from the exons ATGGGATTTGACAATGAGTGCATAGTGAACATTCAGTCACTTGCTGGAGAGTACTTCTGTCCAGTTTGTCGGCTGCTCGTATTTCCAAATGAAGCTTTGCAGTCACAATGTACTCATTTATATTGCAAGCCGTGTTTGACCTACGTTGTGAGCACTACAAGGGCTTGCCCATATGATGGCTACTTGGTCACTGAGGCAGATTCCAAG CCTCTGACAGAGTCAAATAAGGCACTTGCTGAAACTATTGGAAAAATCGCAGTTCATTGCCTTTATCATAGGAGCGGATGCACATGGCAAGGAACTTTGTCTGAGTGCACATCTCATTGTTCTGTATGTGCTTTTGGCAATTCTCCTGTTGTTTGCAACAGGTGTGGGATCCAAATAGTGCATTGCCAAGTACAAGAACATGCACAAAATTGCCCT GGTGTGCCAGGTCAAGTAGCCATTACCCAAGATCCTTCAGCTACTAGTGCTGTCTCTTCTACagatcagaatcagaatgctgcTCCAGTTGCAGCAACGGCATCTCAAACTGCTGTCACAACTACTATACCCGGGCAGGTTTCAAATCAGCCACCCAACCCAGCTTCCCAAACCCAAGCTCCAGTCCAAACTGCTGGGCAGCCAACTGCAGAGCAATGGTATCAGCAGCAACAATATCAACAATACTACCAGCAATACCCTGGACAAGATCCATACCAACAGCAGTATCAACATTACTACCCCTATCAACAGTCTGTGGTTCCACAGTACCAGCAGGCCTATGGTCAGCCCCAACCTCAGTCTCAATCACAGCCCCAGGGCCAGCTTCAACCTCAGTCCCAGCCACAGCCTCAACTTCAACCACAACCTCAGGCACAAGGACTGTCTCATCCACCTACACATATTCAGGCTCCTGTGGTCCCACCATCTCAGAATCAGATGCAAGTTCAACAACCACCACAGCAACTTCAACCTGCTGTGCAGCCACAAGGTCAGATGAGTCATGCACCAGGCCATGGTCAAGCCATCCCCCAGTCTCAGACTCAGCCTTATCCTTACCCCCAAGTTCAGCCACATTCTGTCCAACCTCAACCCCAACAACCGATGCAAATGCTTCCTTATCAGCAGCCTCATCCTCAAATGCAGCATTCACAACCACAAATTCAACAACCGGTTCAGAAGTATCCTGTTCCTCAATCTCAAGTTCATGCACAACTGCAACCTAATGCTCCAATTCAACATCACTCTCAGCTCCCCGTGCCTCCTCACCAGCCTGTGACTCCTAATGTCCAGACTCCAGTGCAAAATGCAATGTCGCATTCAGTGACAGGGCATCACTCTTATCCCCAACCTCTGCCTCACCCAAATATGCAACCCAGAGTCCCTCAACATACTATGCACATGCATCCTCAAAGTGGGCATCAACCCCAGGCCCAACATCCTGTCCAGATGCAGAATCAGTTTCCTCCACAAATTCCAACAGCACGTCCTAATCAATCTCATGCTATGTTTCCTAACCAGCAACAGCCAGCTTTGTTGCCTTCTTCAGTTCAGGGCCAAACTACCCCTCCTTTGCAACAACAGTCACTATATACCCATAATCAACAACCTGGGCAAATCAACCAACGTCCTACTTTGCCACCTGTTCAACAAATACCTCAGCAGCCGTTTGCACAACACCAAATGCCTATGCCATCTCATTTACAACCACAAGGTCCAGCACATTCATTTCCAAAGCATGCATATCCACAGGCACAGGGAAATACTGCAGGAAGGCCTTTAGTTCCCAATTATGCCGGACACCTACAGCCATTTGCACAATCTGCCAATACCATTCCAGTTAGACCTGGGCAAAATGGTGCTGGCTACCTGCCTGAAAATCAGAAATTGTTGGTTGGGGCCAATAATCAAGTACAGTTGCCTTCTGAATTGCAGTCTAGGGCACCAGAATCAATTGAAAGACAAGGTAATGTTGTTGAGCAACAAACTGACTCTGCCTCTGGGAAACTTGGTAAAGTTTTTAAAGATTTGGACAATGTGTCTGGATCATCAAATGAATTGAAATCTGAAAAAGTTGAAGCAGATTTGCAACCAACAGAGGTTGGAAATAAGCAAAATAGTGAAGATCCAGACTCTCTGAAGACTTCAGTCCCAAATACCAATGCAGTAGAAAATGGTGATTCTGTGAATAAGAATCTTGGGATGGCGGAGGCTGCTGAAAGCAATTGGAAGCCTTCAAGTGGTGCAACGCCTGGGGTTCAAAATGATAGTAATGAGCATTCTGTCCAAGGCAATGAATTTCAAGATGGACATCTGCCAAAGATAGAGACGAAACTCCCTTTGTCAGAAACTGATAAATTGCAtaatgatgacaatcctgaacCATCTGTCTCTCAAAGCAATGGCGGTTTTGCTAAGCTGTCTCACTCAGCCGCTTTCACTGATCAGAGTAAGCATCAGCAACCAATAATTAATTATGGCCCTCCTTCTGTCCAGCAGAGATCTTCTGCAATGTTAGCATCGCAATTGCCACATCCAACAGTTCCAAATCAGCCACTCTCTTCAGTGCACTCTTCAACCCTTATTAGGAATCATGGAACTGCCCCTGCTCTTCATTCAGGACAGCTCTTAACCGAGAATTTTCCACCAACCATGCTTAAGCAACCACAAGATTCTGGCATTCAGTTTAATAATCCAGGGCGAAGCTTGCAACCTCAGTCTCTTGGACCCCCACCACCATTTAACCAAGTACATGGGCCTCCTTTCCATGCTGGAGCATCTAATTTGTCTCGTCTTGGAGGGCCTCAACTTGGTGCCCCACTTCCTGGAGATATGCATGGTCGAATGACTGCCAACTTACCACCACATGCTCCTGAAGGTTTTGGTTTGCAGGATGAAAGGTTCAAACCTTTGCATGCTCTAAATCAACAAAATATTGAGAGAAGAGAGTTTGATGATGATCTTAAGAAATTCTCTAGGCTGCCTTTGAATTCCGAGCCAGTTTCTAAATTTGGAAATTATTCATTAGGCACTCATGAAGCTGGAAAGAGACCAGTTGGTATTCATGATGATGTCATTAAGAAATCAGGTTCTGCTCTTCATCCTGGTTATTTTGGACCAGGTCCTGGATATGCGAGACATCATATGGATGGTATAGCTCCAAGAAGTCCTGTTAGTGAATATGCTGAGATGTCCTCCCGGAGATTGGGGCTGCACTCTGGCAGTCTTGTTGGTAAGTCAGGTATAGATGATTTTGATGACAGAGTTGCACGTCGTTTTGGTGAATTCCGTGATAGTCGGTTTCCTCATTTGCCCAGCCATTTGCGTAGAGATGATTTTGATGGTTTTGGTAACTTTCGAATGGGTGAATATCCAAGGAGTGGTGATTTTGTTGGTCAAGATGAATTTGCTGGCCATTTTCGGAGGGGTGAACATTTGGGTCCACATAACTTCCCCAGACATTTGCAGCATGGGGAGCCTATTGGTTTTGGTGCCCACCCTGGTCATATGAGAGCAGTTGAACTTGATGGTTTTCGTAGTTTTGAATCTTTCAGCAAAGGTGGCCGACCAGGTCATCCGCAACTTGGTGAGCCTGGGTTCAGAAGCAGCTTTTCACTTACTGGATTTCCTAATGATGCTGGATTTTTAACA GGAGATATCAGGTCGTTTGATAATTTGAGGAGAAAGAAGGCTTCTAGCATGGGTTGGTGCCGGATATGTAAAGTTGACTGTGAAACAGTAGAAGGTTTGGACTTGCATTCACAAACAAAGGAGCACCAGAAGATGGCCATGGATATAGttaaaacaatcaaacaaaatgCAAAGAAACAGAAATT aaTACCCAGTGAAGAACCCTCAATGGATGAGGGAAACAAGACACACAATACTGGTATTGAGGGTCGTGGAAATAAGCATTGA
- the LOC100814877 gene encoding chromatin modification-related protein eaf-1 isoform X4 produces the protein MCFWQFSCCLQQVWDPNSALPSTRTCTKLPCQVAITQDPSATSAVSSTDQNQNAAPVAATASQTAVTTTIPGQVSNQPPNPASQTQAPVQTAGQPTAEQWYQQQQYQQYYQQYPGQDPYQQQYQHYYPYQQSVVPQYQQAYGQPQPQSQSQPQGQLQPQSQPQPQLQPQPQAQGLSHPPTHIQAPVVPPSQNQMQVQQPPQQLQPAVQPQGQMSHAPGHGQAIPQSQTQPYPYPQVQPHSVQPQPQQPMQMLPYQQPHPQMQHSQPQIQQPVQKYPVPQSQVHAQLQPNAPIQHHSQLPVPPHQPVTPNVQTPVQNAMSHSVTGHHSYPQPLPHPNMQPRVPQHTMHMHPQSGHQPQAQHPVQMQNQFPPQIPTARPNQSHAMFPNQQQPALLPSSVQGQTTPPLQQQSLYTHNQQPGQINQRPTLPPVQQIPQQPFAQHQMPMPSHLQPQGPAHSFPKHAYPQAQGNTAGRPLVPNYAGHLQPFAQSANTIPVRPGQNGAGYLPENQKLLVGANNQVQLPSELQSRAPESIERQGNVVEQQTDSASGKLGKVFKDLDNVSGSSNELKSEKVEADLQPTEVGNKQNSEDPDSLKTSVPNTNAVENGDSVNKNLGMAEAAESNWKPSSGATPGVQNDSNEHSVQGNEFQDGHLPKIETKLPLSETDKLHNDDNPEPSVSQSNGGFAKLSHSAAFTDQSKHQQPIINYGPPSVQQRSSAMLASQLPHPTVPNQPLSSVHSSTLIRNHGTAPALHSGQLLTENFPPTMLKQPQDSGIQFNNPGRSLQPQSLGPPPPFNQVHGPPFHAGASNLSRLGGPQLGAPLPGDMHGRMTANLPPHAPEGFGLQDERFKPLHALNQQNIERREFDDDLKKFSRLPLNSEPVSKFGNYSLGTHEAGKRPVGIHDDVIKKSGSALHPGYFGPGPGYARHHMDGIAPRSPVSEYAEMSSRRLGLHSGSLVGKSGIDDFDDRVARRFGEFRDSRFPHLPSHLRRDDFDGFGNFRMGEYPRSGDFVGQDEFAGHFRRGEHLGPHNFPRHLQHGEPIGFGAHPGHMRAVELDGFRSFESFSKGGRPGHPQLGEPGFRSSFSLTGFPNDAGFLTGDIRSFDNLRRKKASSMGWCRICKVDCETVEGLDLHSQTKEHQKMAMDIVKTIKQNAKKQKLIPSEEPSMDEGNKTHNTGIEGRGNKH, from the exons ATGTGCTTTTGGCAATTCTCCTGTTGTTTGCAACAGGTGTGGGATCCAAATAGTGCATTGCCAAGTACAAGAACATGCACAAAATTGCCCT GTCAAGTAGCCATTACCCAAGATCCTTCAGCTACTAGTGCTGTCTCTTCTACagatcagaatcagaatgctgcTCCAGTTGCAGCAACGGCATCTCAAACTGCTGTCACAACTACTATACCCGGGCAGGTTTCAAATCAGCCACCCAACCCAGCTTCCCAAACCCAAGCTCCAGTCCAAACTGCTGGGCAGCCAACTGCAGAGCAATGGTATCAGCAGCAACAATATCAACAATACTACCAGCAATACCCTGGACAAGATCCATACCAACAGCAGTATCAACATTACTACCCCTATCAACAGTCTGTGGTTCCACAGTACCAGCAGGCCTATGGTCAGCCCCAACCTCAGTCTCAATCACAGCCCCAGGGCCAGCTTCAACCTCAGTCCCAGCCACAGCCTCAACTTCAACCACAACCTCAGGCACAAGGACTGTCTCATCCACCTACACATATTCAGGCTCCTGTGGTCCCACCATCTCAGAATCAGATGCAAGTTCAACAACCACCACAGCAACTTCAACCTGCTGTGCAGCCACAAGGTCAGATGAGTCATGCACCAGGCCATGGTCAAGCCATCCCCCAGTCTCAGACTCAGCCTTATCCTTACCCCCAAGTTCAGCCACATTCTGTCCAACCTCAACCCCAACAACCGATGCAAATGCTTCCTTATCAGCAGCCTCATCCTCAAATGCAGCATTCACAACCACAAATTCAACAACCGGTTCAGAAGTATCCTGTTCCTCAATCTCAAGTTCATGCACAACTGCAACCTAATGCTCCAATTCAACATCACTCTCAGCTCCCCGTGCCTCCTCACCAGCCTGTGACTCCTAATGTCCAGACTCCAGTGCAAAATGCAATGTCGCATTCAGTGACAGGGCATCACTCTTATCCCCAACCTCTGCCTCACCCAAATATGCAACCCAGAGTCCCTCAACATACTATGCACATGCATCCTCAAAGTGGGCATCAACCCCAGGCCCAACATCCTGTCCAGATGCAGAATCAGTTTCCTCCACAAATTCCAACAGCACGTCCTAATCAATCTCATGCTATGTTTCCTAACCAGCAACAGCCAGCTTTGTTGCCTTCTTCAGTTCAGGGCCAAACTACCCCTCCTTTGCAACAACAGTCACTATATACCCATAATCAACAACCTGGGCAAATCAACCAACGTCCTACTTTGCCACCTGTTCAACAAATACCTCAGCAGCCGTTTGCACAACACCAAATGCCTATGCCATCTCATTTACAACCACAAGGTCCAGCACATTCATTTCCAAAGCATGCATATCCACAGGCACAGGGAAATACTGCAGGAAGGCCTTTAGTTCCCAATTATGCCGGACACCTACAGCCATTTGCACAATCTGCCAATACCATTCCAGTTAGACCTGGGCAAAATGGTGCTGGCTACCTGCCTGAAAATCAGAAATTGTTGGTTGGGGCCAATAATCAAGTACAGTTGCCTTCTGAATTGCAGTCTAGGGCACCAGAATCAATTGAAAGACAAGGTAATGTTGTTGAGCAACAAACTGACTCTGCCTCTGGGAAACTTGGTAAAGTTTTTAAAGATTTGGACAATGTGTCTGGATCATCAAATGAATTGAAATCTGAAAAAGTTGAAGCAGATTTGCAACCAACAGAGGTTGGAAATAAGCAAAATAGTGAAGATCCAGACTCTCTGAAGACTTCAGTCCCAAATACCAATGCAGTAGAAAATGGTGATTCTGTGAATAAGAATCTTGGGATGGCGGAGGCTGCTGAAAGCAATTGGAAGCCTTCAAGTGGTGCAACGCCTGGGGTTCAAAATGATAGTAATGAGCATTCTGTCCAAGGCAATGAATTTCAAGATGGACATCTGCCAAAGATAGAGACGAAACTCCCTTTGTCAGAAACTGATAAATTGCAtaatgatgacaatcctgaacCATCTGTCTCTCAAAGCAATGGCGGTTTTGCTAAGCTGTCTCACTCAGCCGCTTTCACTGATCAGAGTAAGCATCAGCAACCAATAATTAATTATGGCCCTCCTTCTGTCCAGCAGAGATCTTCTGCAATGTTAGCATCGCAATTGCCACATCCAACAGTTCCAAATCAGCCACTCTCTTCAGTGCACTCTTCAACCCTTATTAGGAATCATGGAACTGCCCCTGCTCTTCATTCAGGACAGCTCTTAACCGAGAATTTTCCACCAACCATGCTTAAGCAACCACAAGATTCTGGCATTCAGTTTAATAATCCAGGGCGAAGCTTGCAACCTCAGTCTCTTGGACCCCCACCACCATTTAACCAAGTACATGGGCCTCCTTTCCATGCTGGAGCATCTAATTTGTCTCGTCTTGGAGGGCCTCAACTTGGTGCCCCACTTCCTGGAGATATGCATGGTCGAATGACTGCCAACTTACCACCACATGCTCCTGAAGGTTTTGGTTTGCAGGATGAAAGGTTCAAACCTTTGCATGCTCTAAATCAACAAAATATTGAGAGAAGAGAGTTTGATGATGATCTTAAGAAATTCTCTAGGCTGCCTTTGAATTCCGAGCCAGTTTCTAAATTTGGAAATTATTCATTAGGCACTCATGAAGCTGGAAAGAGACCAGTTGGTATTCATGATGATGTCATTAAGAAATCAGGTTCTGCTCTTCATCCTGGTTATTTTGGACCAGGTCCTGGATATGCGAGACATCATATGGATGGTATAGCTCCAAGAAGTCCTGTTAGTGAATATGCTGAGATGTCCTCCCGGAGATTGGGGCTGCACTCTGGCAGTCTTGTTGGTAAGTCAGGTATAGATGATTTTGATGACAGAGTTGCACGTCGTTTTGGTGAATTCCGTGATAGTCGGTTTCCTCATTTGCCCAGCCATTTGCGTAGAGATGATTTTGATGGTTTTGGTAACTTTCGAATGGGTGAATATCCAAGGAGTGGTGATTTTGTTGGTCAAGATGAATTTGCTGGCCATTTTCGGAGGGGTGAACATTTGGGTCCACATAACTTCCCCAGACATTTGCAGCATGGGGAGCCTATTGGTTTTGGTGCCCACCCTGGTCATATGAGAGCAGTTGAACTTGATGGTTTTCGTAGTTTTGAATCTTTCAGCAAAGGTGGCCGACCAGGTCATCCGCAACTTGGTGAGCCTGGGTTCAGAAGCAGCTTTTCACTTACTGGATTTCCTAATGATGCTGGATTTTTAACA GGAGATATCAGGTCGTTTGATAATTTGAGGAGAAAGAAGGCTTCTAGCATGGGTTGGTGCCGGATATGTAAAGTTGACTGTGAAACAGTAGAAGGTTTGGACTTGCATTCACAAACAAAGGAGCACCAGAAGATGGCCATGGATATAGttaaaacaatcaaacaaaatgCAAAGAAACAGAAATT aaTACCCAGTGAAGAACCCTCAATGGATGAGGGAAACAAGACACACAATACTGGTATTGAGGGTCGTGGAAATAAGCATTGA